The following are encoded together in the Actinoplanes sp. N902-109 genome:
- a CDS encoding nucleoside triphosphate pyrophosphohydrolase family protein, which translates to MELDEYQRGALRTAAPRDKKNELVHLVLGLAGESGEVAEKFKKWIRDLDSDESRIDRADIAKELGDVLWYVAVLADYLDLSLDDIATTNLAKLASRQDRGVLKGSGDNR; encoded by the coding sequence ATGGAACTGGACGAGTATCAGCGCGGCGCCCTCCGAACCGCCGCTCCACGTGACAAGAAGAACGAGCTGGTCCACCTCGTCCTCGGGCTGGCCGGCGAATCCGGCGAGGTCGCCGAGAAGTTCAAGAAGTGGATCCGCGACCTGGACAGCGACGAGTCACGGATCGACCGCGCCGACATCGCCAAGGAACTCGGTGACGTGCTCTGGTACGTCGCGGTGCTCGCCGACTACCTCGACCTGTCACTGGACGACATCGCGACGACCAACCTGGCCAAGCTGGCCAGCCGGCAGGACCGCGGCGTGCTCAAGGGCAGTGGCGACAACCGCTGA
- a CDS encoding DUF1330 domain-containing protein produces the protein MPKGYWVSVYRTISDPAKLAAYNELAGPAVKAAGGRTLVRGGQVEAHDAGIAERTVLVEFDSFEQAVAAHESAAYREALVALADGVERDFRIVEGID, from the coding sequence ATGCCGAAGGGCTACTGGGTCAGCGTCTACCGCACCATTTCCGACCCTGCCAAGCTGGCTGCTTACAACGAGCTGGCCGGTCCAGCCGTCAAGGCCGCGGGCGGTCGGACCCTCGTCCGTGGCGGCCAGGTCGAGGCGCATGACGCCGGAATCGCGGAACGCACCGTCCTGGTCGAGTTCGACAGCTTCGAGCAGGCCGTCGCGGCCCACGAGAGTGCGGCCTACCGCGAGGCGCTGGTCGCCCTCGCCGACGGCGTCGAACGCGACTTCCGCATCGTCGAGGGCATCGACTGA